The window GGCGAGCTTCGGCTCCCACCGGTAGAACCCGTGGACCGTGCCCACGGCGACGGCGAGGGCGTCCACCCCCGTCTCGGCGACGAACCGGGCGGCCTCCGCGGGGTCCGTCAGCGCGGCCTCAGCCTCCGAGACGGCGATCTCCTCCTCCTGGCCGGCCACCCGTCCCAACTCGGCCTCCACCGAGACGCCGCAGGCGTGTGCCAGCTCCACGACCTTGCGGGTCGCGGCGATGTTCTCCTCGAGGGGGAGGCGGGAGGCGTCGATCATCACGGACGTGAACCCGGCCTGGATCGCCCGCACGGCCACCGCGTAGGAGGCGCCGTGGTCCTGGTGGAGCACGACGGGCACAGGCGACACCCGCGCCAGGTGGCCGGCGAAGACCCGCACGTTGTCGTAGCCGCAGAACTTCAGGGTGCCCTCGGTGAACTGCAGAATGATGGGCGACCGCTCCTCCGCGGCCACCTGGAGCACCGCCGGCAGGACCTCCAGCGTGTGCACGTTGATCGCCGGAACAGCGTAGCCCCCGGCCTCGGCCTGGGCCAGAACCTCTCTCAGCGTCACGAGCGCCAAGGTGATCATCCTCTCTCCGGGCTGCGACCCATTAGTAAGTTAG of the Symbiobacterium terraclitae genome contains:
- a CDS encoding class II fructose-bisphosphate aldolase translates to MTLREVLAQAEAGGYAVPAINVHTLEVLPAVLQVAAEERSPIILQFTEGTLKFCGYDNVRVFAGHLARVSPVPVVLHQDHGASYAVAVRAIQAGFTSVMIDASRLPLEENIAATRKVVELAHACGVSVEAELGRVAGQEEEIAVSEAEAALTDPAEAARFVAETGVDALAVAVGTVHGFYRWEPKLAHDRIAAIRQAAGVPLVLHGGSGVPDEEVQRAIQLGIRKVNISTEAKWAWAQALRQSLADRPDEFDPRALLTPVMQAVQEVVRAKIRMVGANGKA